A window from Toxoplasma gondii ME49 chromosome IX, whole genome shotgun sequence encodes these proteins:
- a CDS encoding hypothetical protein (encoded by transcript TGME49_306035) codes for MWLTTNWSGDRHNISKEKRGEKTGHDAELIFSPNSECLFGSHFPSNGRDLLYFQGQLVNSLRSILRTQHSKRFRQRGQNCGETRENSTKQRSRPLPFCPAVATPQCIYSTHSGGNVQMSLCFGSVADY; via the exons ATGTGGCTCACGACCAACTGGAGTGGCGACCGACACAACATCAGCaaggaaaaacgcggagaaaaaacgggacATGATGCCGAACTT ATCTTCTCCCCAAACAGCGAGTGTCTGTTTGGAAGTCATTTTCCCAGCAACGGACGCGATCTCCTATATTTCCAAGGACAACTTGTGAACTCTCTTCGCTCGATCCTACGCACACA ACACTCCAAACGTTTCCGACAGCGAGGACAAAACTgcggagaaactcgagagaacTCCACAAAGCAGCGTTCCCGTCCCCTTCCATTCTGTCCCGCTGTCGCAACCCCTCAATGCATATACAGTACACACAGCGGAGGAAATGTGCAGATGTCATTGTGTTTTGGTTCTGTCGCAGATTACTGA
- a CDS encoding glutathione s-transferase, n-terminal domain containing protein (encoded by transcript TGME49_306030), with product MKLAHHIYRDIRSRGALAVLGTASLLAPRFLRHLIASFFQFLQTRIPFVWPFVNWISLWLVDVLRLFSGYFAASGLERCKRPQIPLRLYEFEGCPFCRKVRETLSVLALECDIFPCPRETLQIAGYCRNSRYRPAVKAAGGALMFPYLEDPNTDIRMYQSDEIIKYLWREYGASARAPLNYRLAKIGVIEMLSLPLTTFCRPMMTAGILRIPSELPKKPLELWGCEASAPSRRVREVLTSLELPYRLHTTAIGSGRMRPSPVGKTRSWPSAFPANCFGIACYASAVPTYLRDPNTDTEIGSSAAIVQYLLETYQRGAPPQETWMMYGKKNPSD from the exons ATGAAACTGGCACACCACATCTATCGAGACATCCGCAGTCGCGGAGCTCTCGCTGTCCTCGGGACTGCATCACTGCTGGCTCCCAG ATTCCTGCGGCACCTcatcgcctccttcttccagtTTTTGCAGACTCGCATCCCCTTCGTCTGGCCGTTCGTAAACTGGATTTCTTTGTGGCTGGTCGACGTCCTCAGACTCTTCTCCGGCTACTTTGCAGCTTCGGGGttagagagatgcaaacgaCCGCAGATACCTCTGCGACTCTACGA ATTCGAAGGCTGTCCGTTTTGCCGGAAGGTTCGCGAG ACCCTGAGCGTCTTGGCACTCGAGTGCGACATCTTCCCTTGTCCAAGAGAGACATTGCAGATTGCGGGGTACTGCAGGAATTCCAG GTATCGTCCAGCCGTCAAGGCCGCAGGCGGGGCACTCATGTTCCCCTACTTGGAAGACC CGAACACGGACATCCGCATGTATCAGTCAGACGAGATCATCAAGTATCTGTGGCGGGAGTATGGCGCCAGTGCTCGGGCGCCTCTGAACTACCGGCTTGCAAAGATTGGAGTCATTGAAAtgctctcgcttcctctgacTACATTCTGTC gcCCGATGATGACAGCTGGAATTCTCCGCATTCCGTCTGAACTCCCTAAGAAG CCTCTGGAGCTGTGGGGTTGCGAGGCCTCCGCCCCCTCAAGACGCGTTCGCGAAGTCCTTACTTCCCT agaactCCCCTACAGACTGCACACGACGGCGATAGGAAGCGGGAGAATGCGCCCCTCTCCTGTTGGAAAGACACGATCGTGGCCATCGGCCTTCCCAGCTAACTGCTTCGGCATCGCCTGCTACGCCTCAGCTGTTCCCACCTATCTGAGGGATCCAAACACAGACACCGAGATAGGAAGCTCTGCAGCCATTGTCCAGTATCTGCTC GAGACTTACCAACGAGGCGCACCACCCCAGGAGACCTGGATGATGTACGGCAAGAAAAATCCCTCTGATTGA